The genomic region GCAGAGAAAGAAGTATTCCCACTTAAATCCATTACATTTTATGACACTGACGCTAAGCGTCAAGAACCTGTAGCTAAAGCTACGGAGGTTTTGCTTAGGGATAAATACCCTGAATTGGAAGAGTTTTGCTACACAACGGATAAAAAGGAGGCTTATCAAGGTGCCGATTTTGTCTTTGTTCAAATAAGAACTGGCGGACTAAAGATGAGGGAGCTAGATGAGAAAATACCTCTATCAAATGGAGTAGTCGGTCAAGAAACTTGTGGTCCAGGTGGTTTTGCTTATGGAATGCGTTCCATCAAGGATATGATTGAAATAATTAATGATGTGAGAAAGTATGCTCCAGATGCATGGGTGCTTAACTACACTAACCCTGCGGCTATAGTTGCAGAGGCGTTAAAAAGAGAATTTCCAGAAGATAAAAAAATCTTAAACATCTGTGATATGCCTGCAGCTATTATGGTAAGTTATGCAAAAATACTTGGCTGTGAGATTTTTGATTTAGTACCAGAGTATTTTGGTTTAAACCACTTTGGTTGGTTTACAAAAATCTCAGACAAACAAGGAAATGATTTAACGGATAAGATTAAAAACTCAATTTTAAATCAAGGGTTTATTCCAAAAGATGCAGAGATTTTAAATGACCCATCATGGATACAAACCTTTAAGCAAGTAGAAGTAATGCTAAGAGATTTCCCGCAATATTTGCCTAACACCTACCTGCAATACTATTTATATCCTTCGAAAATGGTGGAAAAAGAAGACATAGAAAACACTAGAGCAAGACAGGTCATAAACGGTCGTGAGAAAAGAGTGCAAAAACTTGCAAAAAGCTTAATAAGTGCAAACAGCACCGAAGGTCATGAGTTAGAGGCGGATATTCATGGTCGTTACATGGTCCGTGTAGCTGCGTCCATAGCATACAACAATAAAGAAACATATATAGTGATAGTTCCAAACAACGGTATTATTTCTAACCTTCCCAAAGATGCTATGGTAGAGGTTCCAGCTCAGCTGACAAACGAGGGTCCAAAAGCATTCTCTGTAGGAGAAATTCCAAGGTTCCAAAAAGGTTTAATCGAAGGGCAACTAGCCTATGAACAATTGACAGTAGATGCATATTTTGAAAATTCATACCAACTAGCCCTTGAAGCTTTAACTTTAAACCGTACGATAGTTGATGCCCCGCTAGCCCGAAAAATTTTAGACGACCTAATTGAAGCCAATAAAGATTATTTTCCAGTTTTAAAATAAAATTTAGGAGGTTCGATTATGAAAGGTAAAATTAAAGAAAAAGTTCAAAGATTTGGTGGTGCCATGTTTTTTCCTGCACTTCTTTTGCCTTTTGCAGGTATCTTATTAGGACTAACTGTTATTTTGCAAAACCCACAACTTTTTCCCTTTGCAGTAGAGGGGGCAACGTACACAAAAATAGTGGATATCTTTTTGCAAACATCTCTGGTAATTTTCAGTAATTTACCGATAATTTTTGTGTTAGGTATTCCAATAACATTGGCTAAAAAAGAGTCTGGCAGAGCCTGCTTAACAGCATATATTACCTACCTTACCTTCAACTATTTTATCGGAGCGACACTTAGCCATTTTGGCAGCAACTTTGGTGTAGATAACTATGAAGCTGGCGCTTTAGGGCTTACTGAAGTGGCGGGTGTTCTAACGCTAGATACTAATCTAATTGGTGCTATTCTTGCAGCGTCATTGGCTGTATGGATTCATAACAAATATTACGACAAAGAAGTGCCTAATATGTTGCAAAGCTTTAAAGGAACTCCATTAGTTGTAATTATTCTTTTCCCTATAACAATTTTAGCTGCACTAATAACTTTAGTAGTTTGGCCTTCAGTGCAAAGTGGAATCTATGGAATGCAAAGCTTTATGGTTGATGCTGGAGCAGCAGGAGTTTTCAGCTTTACATTTCTTGAAAGAATTTTGATTCCTACGGGTTTGCACCATTTTATCTATGGACCGGTATTTTATGGACCGATCGCAGTGGACGGAGGTACAGTAAATTATTGGATTCAAAACCTTTCCTCCTTTGCTAACTCAACTGAGAGCTTAACCACCCTTTTCCCACAAGGTGGGCTGATGCTCACTGGTATGGGTAAGACATTTGGCACCACCGGAGCAGCGATAGCTATGTACCTTTCAGCTAAACCAGAAAATAAGAAAAAAGTTCTTGGTCTTTTAATACCTGCAGTAGCTACCGCCATATTAACCGGTATAACGGAGCCAATTGAATTTACCTTCTTATTTGTGGCACCATTACTGTTTTTGATTCACGCGCTGTTATCAGCAAGTATGGCCACTGTTCTTTATATTATCGGTCTATCAGGGAACTTCCAAACTGGATTGATTGATTTTATCTTCCAAAACTGGCTGCCATTAGGAGCAAACCACTATATGGTTTACATTATGCAGGTGGTTGTGGGCTTTGGGTTTATGGCATTATACGTTGTTATCTTCAAGGCCTTAATTACCAAATTTAATTATGCAACTCCAGGCCGGGGAGATAAAAACATATCCCTAAAAACTAAAAAAGATTATAAAGCAAGCAAAAAAGCAGGATCTAAAAGTGGTAGCATCGATGAAAATTTAGCAATAGAATACCTAAAGGCTTTAGGAACCAAAGATAACATCGAGAGCATCACCAACTGTGCTACCAGGCTTAGGGTAAAAGTTAAAGATGCTAGCAAAGTAGCTAGCGACGATGAGTTTATGGAAATTGGAGCCGCTGGGGTTGTTCGCTCTGGAGAAAGTCTCCAAGTTATTGTAGGGCTTAGAGTTTCTCAAGTTCGAGGTTACATGGAAGAGTTAATTTCAAAAGAATAAACAATAAAAACAGTTCGGATGATTGTCATCCGGACTGTTTTTATATGCTTTTTTGGGAAAGTTATTTGCTAGCTAATTTGGGCCGCCCTACCTATATAAAGACAAGGCAACTAAATAATGTAGACAGAAGCATTGGCTCCAAATAAACATCTAAAAAGAAAATTATTGACAGAAAATAAAATCTAAGCTACAAGCTTAAATATCTAAAGGATTTCAGCAACTATCGGCGAAAACTATATTGTGGTAAGTTTTTTAAAAAGGAAGAAAAAAAGTAGAAGGTGATATAATGAGCAAAAAAGTGGGTAAAATTATGCAACAAAAAGTTATAATGTTTCTAAAATCAAAAAAAAGAACTACAGTTAAGCTTAACGAGCTTTATGGGTTGTTTAGCGGTGAGGTATCTTATAATGACTTTGCTAATGTTATTCAGTCTTTAGAGCAGAAAGGTTTGCTTAGGCCGGTTAAATCCCACTACACTAACAATAAAGAAATCCCCCTTTACAATACATATAGAATTAACAAATTAGCGTTTAAAGATCAGCTTGTCGATGATATTCAAAAGTTTAAGCTTTCTAGCCATCCTCTAATTGATTTAAGTTATTACTTTTCTAGCTCTGAAAGTCAGTGGCAAAAAGATTTGCCTTTTATTAAGTTAGTCAACAAATATTTCAAATATAGCGGTGTCCCCCAAAAGGAGGTATCTGCTGCAGAACGTTCCTACCAAATAACAGGTGATGAAAAGTGGATTGATTTTAAAGGGGGCAAAAGCTTACTCAAGCGGCTAGCAGTTTACGACAAACTAAGAATTGTGCATAATGCCGATCCTTTGATGGTTGCTGTAAACCCTAAAAATTTTACCCCGCCATATATTCATTTAATTGTGGAAAACAAGGCTACTTTTTATGAGTTTCAGCAATTTTTAGAAGAAAGTCTCTTAACTTCGTTAATATATGGAAGTGGTTGGAAGATAATAGGTAATATTAACCTTTTACAAAAACAACTATCCCTGCCAGATAAGGGCCATAGGTTTTATTATTTTGGCGATTTAGATTGGGAAGGGCTATCTATATGGAGTGGGGTTTTTGCAAAGCAAAAGGTACTACCTGCAGCCGGCTTTTACCAGATGCTTTTGACAAAACCAGCTACCAGCGGCAAGAAAAATCAAAAGCAAAACAGAGAGGCTTTAGACAAATTTACAAAACACTTTAACAAAGATGAAGCTGCAAAGATAGAAAAACTACTAGCAGGCGGCTACTATTACCCTCAAGAGGGGTTAGGTAGGGATGATATAGTTAAGGTTATGGAGGAAATGAAATGGATTTAGACATAAAAACCATCACCGAAAATTATAGAGAGCGGGTGCAGAGGATTGCTCTTTTTGACTGCCTTTATAAGCTGCAAAGCAAAAAAAGAAAAGATAACTCTCAAAAGGAGGTAGACTTTTTTGGGTTAGGGATTTTAACTTTGCTGTTCTTTTTTGAGAACATGCTTATCCGCAATAATAAAACAGGAAGTGAAGAGCTTGCTGATTTTCTTTATAATGTAAATGACGGTGAGATAGATTTAGACAAAGAGGGCTTTGAGAAAATAGCCCGAGAGATTATTGAGATTTTTCGTCCGCCCCGGGGAACAAGAAATAGCAGAAGCTTTTATAACTGGCAGGACAGACAGCAGCAAACGGTGGAATACTCTATTTTGCAGGCGGGCAGGTCTGATATAAAGACTAACAAGCAATATTATAAATTGGACGATGATGGCTTAGAGCTTATATTTGCTACAAAAGAATACTTTAGCGAATTTCAGCTATCTATAAGTCAATTGCTTTTAAGAAAGCAGCTGGAAAAAGGGGAGTTTGTCAGTGCCTTAAGGCAAATTGACGAAATGCGGATAGCTGTGGAAACTCTCGAGGAGCGTATTGTCAAAATTAAGCAGGAAGTACAGCGGAACATCCTAGATGAAAAGACTTATAAAAGATACAAAGAGCTTGTTGAGGATATTAACAATAGATTAACTCGGGAAAGTGATGAGTTTGAGGAGTTAAGGGGTTTTGTAAAAGAGGCAAGAGATACCTTATTTTATGGAATAAAAAATGAGAAGGATGAAAGAGCCTACAAGTTTATGGTTAAAATTCAGCAACAGTTAGAGCAAGTCCACTCCTTTCACACGGTGCTTTTGCAAAAGAGTGTGGAGCTTAAAACAACCACTTTGCAGTCAGCCCAGGAATCACTGTACTATGTAGGGGTTGACTCATTTAACTTTAAACAGGAATTAGTTTCCCGAATGTTTTCCTCGCCCTTACCGCTGGAAAGTAGCAAGACCTTGGCTAAACCTTTTTTGTATCTTCAGCATAACAAAACGTGGTCCCCTTTGTCTGTTTTTGCGCCGCAGCGGATTACAAATCGTGAGCAGGAAAACAAAACAGTGGAGTTTATGAACATGAAAGCTGAGGATGAACGGCAAAAAGAGTTAAAAGCGCAACAGCAAAACCTAAGATTTATAGGTGAGATAGTACTAAAGGCTATGGACGGTGAAAATGAAATAACCTTAGCTGAAGTGGTGGATTACATGGCCAAAAACAATTATGAAAATATCTTAAGCCAGCCCCTTTTTGCTCACTTTTTTATAATGTTGCACCAAAAATCTCCGTTAGCTTTAGATAACAATTCACATGAAAAAGAAAAGATGCTTAAAGAGGTAATAGCGCTACTTAAAACTCGGTACCAACGGTTAAGTGTACGGGAAATTCCTAAAAAACTAATAACTGTCAGGGATAGATTTAAAATGCAGGATATGGCCATAAGATTGGAGGAGAGAAATTTTGGGTTATGATAACAATCAGGTGACTAAAGCTTTTAAAATATATTCTAAGCTTGCTGCAGGTTCAGTGGCATATGAAGAGGATTTAAAACAGTACTTGGCAGATGATAACATCCGGGCTCTGGTGGACCAATTCGTCGATCAGGTTGATTGCGTTTTAGTTGTTGCAGGGGACTTGATTTACATGATTCCCAAGGCAAGTTCTTCGATGT from Proteinivorax hydrogeniformans harbors:
- a CDS encoding 6-phospho-alpha-glucosidase, which encodes MKKQNLTIVGAGSTYTIGMMMSLVAEKEVFPLKSITFYDTDAKRQEPVAKATEVLLRDKYPELEEFCYTTDKKEAYQGADFVFVQIRTGGLKMRELDEKIPLSNGVVGQETCGPGGFAYGMRSIKDMIEIINDVRKYAPDAWVLNYTNPAAIVAEALKREFPEDKKILNICDMPAAIMVSYAKILGCEIFDLVPEYFGLNHFGWFTKISDKQGNDLTDKIKNSILNQGFIPKDAEILNDPSWIQTFKQVEVMLRDFPQYLPNTYLQYYLYPSKMVEKEDIENTRARQVINGREKRVQKLAKSLISANSTEGHELEADIHGRYMVRVAASIAYNNKETYIVIVPNNGIISNLPKDAMVEVPAQLTNEGPKAFSVGEIPRFQKGLIEGQLAYEQLTVDAYFENSYQLALEALTLNRTIVDAPLARKILDDLIEANKDYFPVLK
- a CDS encoding alpha-glucoside-specific PTS transporter subunit IIBC translates to MKGKIKEKVQRFGGAMFFPALLLPFAGILLGLTVILQNPQLFPFAVEGATYTKIVDIFLQTSLVIFSNLPIIFVLGIPITLAKKESGRACLTAYITYLTFNYFIGATLSHFGSNFGVDNYEAGALGLTEVAGVLTLDTNLIGAILAASLAVWIHNKYYDKEVPNMLQSFKGTPLVVIILFPITILAALITLVVWPSVQSGIYGMQSFMVDAGAAGVFSFTFLERILIPTGLHHFIYGPVFYGPIAVDGGTVNYWIQNLSSFANSTESLTTLFPQGGLMLTGMGKTFGTTGAAIAMYLSAKPENKKKVLGLLIPAVATAILTGITEPIEFTFLFVAPLLFLIHALLSASMATVLYIIGLSGNFQTGLIDFIFQNWLPLGANHYMVYIMQVVVGFGFMALYVVIFKALITKFNYATPGRGDKNISLKTKKDYKASKKAGSKSGSIDENLAIEYLKALGTKDNIESITNCATRLRVKVKDASKVASDDEFMEIGAAGVVRSGESLQVIVGLRVSQVRGYMEELISKE
- a CDS encoding Wadjet anti-phage system protein JetD domain-containing protein, which produces MSKKVGKIMQQKVIMFLKSKKRTTVKLNELYGLFSGEVSYNDFANVIQSLEQKGLLRPVKSHYTNNKEIPLYNTYRINKLAFKDQLVDDIQKFKLSSHPLIDLSYYFSSSESQWQKDLPFIKLVNKYFKYSGVPQKEVSAAERSYQITGDEKWIDFKGGKSLLKRLAVYDKLRIVHNADPLMVAVNPKNFTPPYIHLIVENKATFYEFQQFLEESLLTSLIYGSGWKIIGNINLLQKQLSLPDKGHRFYYFGDLDWEGLSIWSGVFAKQKVLPAAGFYQMLLTKPATSGKKNQKQNREALDKFTKHFNKDEAAKIEKLLAGGYYYPQEGLGRDDIVKVMEEMKWI
- a CDS encoding replicative DNA helicase, whose amino-acid sequence is MDLDIKTITENYRERVQRIALFDCLYKLQSKKRKDNSQKEVDFFGLGILTLLFFFENMLIRNNKTGSEELADFLYNVNDGEIDLDKEGFEKIAREIIEIFRPPRGTRNSRSFYNWQDRQQQTVEYSILQAGRSDIKTNKQYYKLDDDGLELIFATKEYFSEFQLSISQLLLRKQLEKGEFVSALRQIDEMRIAVETLEERIVKIKQEVQRNILDEKTYKRYKELVEDINNRLTRESDEFEELRGFVKEARDTLFYGIKNEKDERAYKFMVKIQQQLEQVHSFHTVLLQKSVELKTTTLQSAQESLYYVGVDSFNFKQELVSRMFSSPLPLESSKTLAKPFLYLQHNKTWSPLSVFAPQRITNREQENKTVEFMNMKAEDERQKELKAQQQNLRFIGEIVLKAMDGENEITLAEVVDYMAKNNYENILSQPLFAHFFIMLHQKSPLALDNNSHEKEKMLKEVIALLKTRYQRLSVREIPKKLITVRDRFKMQDMAIRLEERNFGL